From one Streptomyces sp. NBC_01478 genomic stretch:
- the prcB gene encoding proteasome subunit beta — protein MAEHETGGRLADEFFTPGSSSFTEFLAAHRPALLPTRRPFPAGVRAGADQFPHGTTVLALSYRDGVLIAGDRRATMGNVIAQRDLEKVHPADDYTAVAFAGTVGLAVDMVKLYQVELTHFEKIEGIPMTLNAKATRLAGLIRQNLDQAMQGLAVVPLLVGYDPAAPEGAQGRIFTFDVVGGTYEKPDFHAEGSGSPYARSALKKLYHRGMSRRDASLAALQALYDAADDDSATGGPDLNRRIFPIVSVITEDGFERLPESETEALSREMVEQRRDHPDGPTVAP, from the coding sequence ATGGCGGAGCATGAGACCGGTGGCCGACTGGCGGACGAGTTCTTCACTCCCGGGAGTTCGTCCTTCACCGAGTTCCTGGCGGCACACCGGCCCGCGCTGCTGCCCACCCGCCGTCCCTTCCCGGCGGGCGTCCGCGCCGGAGCCGACCAATTCCCGCACGGCACCACGGTGTTGGCCCTCTCCTACCGCGACGGCGTGCTGATCGCCGGCGACCGCAGGGCCACGATGGGCAACGTCATCGCGCAGCGCGACCTGGAGAAGGTGCACCCCGCGGACGACTACACCGCGGTCGCCTTCGCCGGCACGGTCGGGCTCGCCGTGGACATGGTGAAGCTGTACCAGGTCGAGCTGACGCACTTCGAGAAGATCGAGGGCATCCCGATGACCCTCAACGCGAAGGCCACCCGCCTCGCCGGCCTGATCCGGCAGAACCTCGACCAGGCCATGCAGGGCCTCGCCGTCGTACCGCTGCTCGTCGGCTACGACCCCGCGGCCCCCGAAGGCGCCCAGGGCCGTATCTTCACCTTCGACGTCGTCGGCGGCACCTACGAGAAGCCGGACTTCCACGCCGAGGGCTCCGGCTCCCCCTACGCCAGGAGCGCCCTCAAGAAGCTGTACCACCGGGGCATGTCCCGGCGCGACGCGTCCCTGGCCGCACTGCAGGCCCTGTACGACGCGGCCGACGACGACTCGGCCACCGGCGGCCCGGACCTCAACCGCCGTATCTTCCCCATCGTGTCGGTCATCACCGAGGACGGCTTCGAACGGCTCCCGGAGTCGGAGACCGAGGCCCTCAGCCGCGAGATGGTCGAACAACGCCGCGACCACCCGGACGGGCCGACCGTCGCGCCGTAA
- a CDS encoding ABC transporter ATP-binding protein, which produces MSTIPASRTETAARLTVENLSVHYGGVCAVRSIGFSVEPGASVGIIGANGAGKTSTLKALMGLVPRSGGRVTLGERDLTRVRARDMVRHGIGYVPEGRHVFPGLTVEKNLLLGAYARRWDDETRATLDEVHELFPVLREMSGRLAGALSGGQQQMLAIGRALMAGPRLLLLDEPSMGLSPKLVGFILDTLRRLREEGLSLLLVEQNAKLTFGATSHCLVMENGTVAMTGSSEELSRDTRVRQIYLGL; this is translated from the coding sequence GTGAGCACGATCCCCGCTTCCCGCACCGAAACCGCCGCCAGACTCACCGTCGAGAACCTCTCCGTGCACTACGGCGGCGTGTGCGCGGTCCGCTCGATCGGCTTCAGCGTCGAGCCGGGTGCCTCGGTCGGCATCATCGGCGCCAACGGGGCGGGCAAGACCTCCACCCTCAAGGCGCTGATGGGCCTGGTCCCGCGCAGCGGCGGACGCGTCACGCTCGGCGAACGCGACCTGACCCGGGTCAGGGCCCGCGACATGGTGCGGCACGGCATCGGCTACGTACCGGAGGGCCGGCACGTCTTCCCCGGCCTGACCGTGGAGAAGAACCTGCTCCTCGGCGCCTACGCGCGGCGCTGGGACGACGAGACCCGCGCCACACTCGACGAGGTGCACGAACTCTTTCCGGTACTGCGGGAGATGAGCGGACGACTGGCCGGCGCCCTCTCCGGAGGACAGCAGCAGATGCTCGCGATCGGCCGCGCCCTGATGGCCGGACCGCGCCTTCTCCTCCTCGACGAACCGTCGATGGGCCTGTCACCCAAACTCGTCGGCTTCATCCTCGACACCCTGCGACGGCTGCGGGAGGAAGGCCTGAGCCTGCTCCTGGTCGAGCAGAACGCCAAGCTGACCTTCGGCGCGACCAGTCACTGCCTCGTCATGGAGAACGGGACCGTCGCCATGACGGGAAGCTCCGAGGAACTCAGCCGCGACACCCGCGTCCGCCAGATCTACCTGGGACTGTGA
- a CDS encoding branched-chain amino acid ABC transporter ATP-binding protein/permease — translation MKFRIGSLGALAVALWLLPYGLGSYSIHVVNIAVIYALLAIGMGLAMGVSGQINLAQVAFFGVGAYTLAILTTHSGYGFWAAAVLALLATVTTGLLVGIPALRMQSHYLGIVTLGLALGFINWITNASISGGADGISGIPLPTLPGIDLSSEYLYYYLELVVCALGLGFGLFVVRTSLGRRLRAMRDDSLAAGATGAEIPLLRMTAFVLAGLYGGLAGVLYAGLIRYVAPETFSIASMFILLAMVVIGGRRSLVGCVVGAVGLTLIREWLSDFSTYAQLGYGVVVVLMVVFAPTGLAGIPSRAREFVRRRSGHAADRAELRAFQPYEVVATPAASADPLLEIRSVTKDFRGLRALDDVSLTVAAGEIRGIVGPNGSGKTTLFNVISGFYRASSGKVRFGGRDTTSIRPYALSLLGLARTFQNLRLFRQLTVRENILVALDRTRTYTVWQYALWQPGVIRRERQLRRQAQELLERFGLTDFAEAAPGSLPYGIQRRIEIARAMAARPRLLLLDEPAAGLNGEEVQQLAAIVRSIRDSGTTVVLIEHNMGLVMSLCERVTVLSSGGIIAEGTPAEVVAAPEVIEAYLGDSVMADVPLPDPDAAQDSGSDPAPAPTSAPASKEATR, via the coding sequence GTGAAGTTCCGTATCGGTTCGCTCGGCGCGCTGGCCGTGGCCCTCTGGCTGCTGCCGTACGGCCTCGGCAGCTACTCCATCCATGTGGTCAACATCGCCGTCATCTATGCCCTGTTGGCCATCGGCATGGGTCTCGCGATGGGCGTCTCCGGGCAGATCAACCTCGCCCAGGTCGCCTTCTTCGGCGTCGGCGCGTACACCCTCGCGATCCTCACCACCCACTCCGGATACGGATTCTGGGCGGCGGCCGTACTCGCCCTGCTCGCGACGGTGACGACGGGCCTGCTCGTCGGCATCCCCGCCCTGCGCATGCAGTCCCACTACCTGGGCATCGTCACCCTCGGTCTGGCACTCGGCTTCATCAACTGGATCACCAACGCCTCGATCTCCGGAGGCGCCGACGGCATCTCCGGCATCCCCCTGCCGACGCTCCCGGGCATCGACCTCTCCAGCGAATACCTCTACTACTACCTGGAGTTGGTGGTCTGCGCCCTCGGCCTCGGCTTCGGCCTGTTCGTCGTCCGTACCTCCCTGGGCCGACGCCTGCGCGCGATGCGCGACGACTCCCTGGCGGCCGGCGCGACGGGCGCCGAGATCCCGCTCCTGCGCATGACCGCCTTCGTCCTCGCCGGCCTGTACGGGGGTCTGGCCGGCGTCCTGTACGCGGGCCTCATCCGCTACGTCGCTCCCGAGACCTTCTCCATCGCCAGCATGTTCATCCTGCTCGCCATGGTCGTCATCGGCGGCCGGCGCTCCCTGGTCGGCTGCGTCGTCGGCGCGGTCGGACTGACCCTCATCCGCGAGTGGCTGTCCGACTTCTCGACGTACGCACAGTTGGGCTACGGGGTGGTGGTCGTCCTGATGGTCGTGTTCGCGCCCACCGGGCTCGCCGGAATCCCCTCCCGGGCAAGGGAGTTCGTCCGCCGCAGGAGCGGTCACGCCGCCGACCGGGCGGAGTTGCGTGCGTTCCAGCCGTACGAGGTGGTCGCCACGCCCGCTGCTTCGGCTGACCCCCTGCTCGAAATCCGGTCCGTCACCAAGGACTTCCGTGGCCTGCGCGCCCTGGACGACGTCTCCCTCACGGTCGCCGCCGGCGAGATCCGCGGCATCGTGGGCCCGAACGGCTCGGGCAAGACCACCCTGTTCAACGTGATCAGCGGCTTCTACAGGGCGAGTTCGGGGAAGGTGCGGTTCGGCGGCCGTGACACGACGTCCATCCGCCCGTACGCCCTTTCCCTCCTGGGCCTGGCCCGTACGTTCCAGAACCTGCGCCTGTTCCGGCAGTTGACGGTCCGTGAGAACATCCTGGTCGCCCTCGACCGCACCCGCACGTACACGGTCTGGCAGTACGCGCTGTGGCAGCCCGGCGTGATACGCCGCGAGCGACAACTGCGCCGCCAGGCCCAGGAACTCCTGGAACGCTTCGGACTCACCGACTTCGCGGAAGCCGCGCCCGGCTCACTCCCGTACGGCATCCAGCGCCGTATCGAGATCGCCCGGGCCATGGCCGCCCGACCCCGGCTGCTGCTGCTCGACGAACCGGCGGCCGGGCTGAACGGGGAAGAGGTGCAGCAACTCGCCGCCATCGTGCGTTCCATCCGCGACAGCGGCACCACGGTCGTCCTGATCGAGCACAACATGGGTCTGGTCATGTCGCTGTGCGAGCGCGTCACGGTGCTCTCCAGCGGCGGAATCATCGCGGAGGGCACACCGGCCGAAGTGGTCGCGGCACCCGAGGTGATCGAGGCGTATCTGGGTGACTCCGTGATGGCGGACGTTCCACTCCCGGACCCGGACGCTGCTCAGGACTCCGGCTCGGATCCAGCCCCTGCCCCGACGTCGGCCCCCGCTTCGAAGGAGGCAACCCGGTGA
- a CDS encoding LLM class flavin-dependent oxidoreductase: protein MKKIGFLSFGHWSPSPHSKTRSAADFLHQSIDLAVAAEELGVDGAYFRVHHFAQQAGSPFPLLSAIGARTSKIEIGTGVIDMRYENPLYMAENAGAADLISCGRLQLGISRGSPEQVIDGWRYFGYAPAEGETGADMARQHAEAFLKVIEGEGFAQPNPRPMFPNPPGLLRVEPYSEGLRERIWWGSSSNATAVWAATLGMNLQSSTLKDDETGEPLHVQQRKQIEAYREAYKEAGHAREPRVSVSRSIFALTDDVDRAYFGRDRNSRDQVGMIDDTTRAIFGRSYAAEPDVLVKQLREDEAIQAADTVLLTVPNQLGVDYNAHVLESILTQVAPELGWR, encoded by the coding sequence GTGAAGAAGATAGGTTTCCTCTCGTTCGGTCACTGGTCGCCGAGTCCGCATTCCAAGACCCGGTCCGCCGCCGACTTCCTGCACCAGTCCATCGACCTGGCGGTCGCCGCCGAGGAGCTGGGCGTGGACGGCGCGTACTTCCGCGTGCACCACTTCGCGCAGCAGGCGGGCAGCCCGTTCCCGCTGCTCTCGGCCATCGGCGCACGGACCTCGAAGATCGAGATCGGCACCGGCGTGATCGACATGCGCTACGAGAACCCGCTGTACATGGCCGAGAACGCGGGCGCCGCCGACCTGATCTCCTGCGGCCGGCTGCAGCTCGGCATCAGCCGTGGCTCACCGGAGCAGGTGATCGACGGCTGGCGCTACTTCGGCTACGCCCCCGCGGAGGGGGAGACCGGCGCGGACATGGCCCGCCAGCACGCCGAGGCTTTCCTCAAGGTGATCGAGGGCGAGGGGTTCGCGCAGCCGAATCCGCGGCCGATGTTCCCCAACCCGCCGGGGCTGCTGCGCGTCGAGCCGTACTCCGAGGGGCTGCGCGAACGGATCTGGTGGGGCTCCAGCTCGAACGCGACCGCCGTCTGGGCCGCGACGCTGGGGATGAACCTGCAGAGCTCCACCCTCAAGGACGACGAGACGGGCGAGCCGCTGCATGTCCAGCAGCGCAAGCAGATCGAGGCGTACCGCGAGGCGTACAAGGAGGCGGGCCACGCGCGCGAGCCGCGGGTGTCCGTCAGCCGCAGCATCTTCGCCCTGACCGACGACGTGGACCGGGCCTACTTCGGCCGCGACCGCAACTCGCGGGACCAGGTCGGCATGATCGACGACACGACCAGGGCGATCTTCGGACGCTCGTACGCCGCCGAGCCGGACGTGCTGGTGAAGCAACTCCGGGAGGACGAGGCCATCCAGGCCGCGGACACCGTCCTGCTGACCGTCCCGAACCAGCTCGGGGTCGACTACAACGCCCATGTGCTGGAGAGCATCCTGACCCAGGTGGCACCGGAGCTCGGCTGGCGCTGA
- a CDS encoding IS5 family transposase, which produces MTRHRPYPSDLSDARWELIEPTLTTWRAERRGKGLDIGRPPEHDLRRLMDAILYVDRTGIAWRYLPHDFPPWETVYGYFAAWQKEGIFDQLNGLLRRLVREAEGRDGEPTACVLDAQSVKTSANVPATSQGIDAGKKIAGRKRHIGVDTLGLLLAVWVTAASVSDNVGGIHLMSHIAASHPRVTKAWADTGYRTKAIDHGARLGIDVEVVQRAPGAKGFKVIPRRWVVERTFGWLMHHRRLARDYETHPHRSEAIIHVAMIDLISRRLTRESTPNWRDT; this is translated from the coding sequence ATGACGCGACACCGCCCGTATCCCAGCGACCTCTCCGATGCGCGCTGGGAACTGATCGAGCCCACGCTCACCACCTGGCGGGCCGAGCGCAGAGGCAAGGGTCTCGACATCGGTCGCCCGCCTGAGCATGACCTGCGCCGCCTCATGGACGCCATCCTCTACGTCGACCGCACCGGCATTGCCTGGCGTTACCTGCCCCACGACTTCCCGCCGTGGGAAACGGTCTACGGCTACTTCGCCGCCTGGCAAAAAGAAGGCATCTTCGACCAACTCAACGGTCTCCTGCGGCGCCTGGTCCGGGAAGCCGAAGGCCGCGACGGCGAGCCAACCGCCTGCGTGCTGGACGCGCAGAGCGTGAAGACCTCCGCGAACGTGCCCGCGACCAGCCAGGGCATCGATGCCGGCAAGAAAATCGCAGGCCGCAAGCGCCACATCGGGGTGGACACCCTCGGCCTGCTCCTGGCCGTCTGGGTCACCGCGGCGAGTGTCTCCGACAACGTCGGCGGCATACACCTGATGTCCCACATCGCCGCCTCTCACCCTCGCGTGACCAAAGCATGGGCCGACACCGGCTACCGCACCAAAGCCATCGACCACGGCGCCCGACTCGGCATCGACGTCGAAGTCGTCCAACGCGCCCCGGGCGCCAAAGGCTTCAAGGTGATCCCACGACGCTGGGTCGTCGAGCGGACCTTCGGCTGGCTGATGCATCACCGCCGACTGGCCCGCGACTACGAAACCCACCCCCACCGCTCCGAAGCCATAATCCACGTCGCGATGATCGACCTCATAAGCCGCAGACTCACCCGCGAATCCACCCCCAACTGGCGCGACACCTGA
- the araA gene encoding L-arabinose isomerase has translation MDTNATPYPDQEIWFLTGSQGLYGDDILQQVAEQSRSISEILGDPGKIPVRIVWKPVLTDADAIRRLCQEASASDTCVGVIVWMHTFSPAKMWIAGLSALNRPLLHLHTQYNLSLPWPSIDMDFMNLNQAAHGDREFGHIESRLGIDRKIVAGHATDPRVVRRVAAWARAAVGRHASRTLKLARFGDNMRDVAVTEGDKVEAQLRFGYSVNTYAVNDLVTVVDQVEDKEAAQLALKYVELYDVVPALRPGGIHHDSLVYAARQEIGLRTFLTEGGFTAFTTNFEDLGGLRQLPGLAVQRLMADGYGFGGEGDWKTSALLRTMKVMGAGRPGGTSFMEDYTYHLGPGTPRILGAHMLEVCPSIAADRPSCEIHPLSIGGREDPVRLVFNAAPGPAVVVGLSDLGDRFRLTANTVDVVTPSEPLRRLPVARAVWKPRPSLAESAESWLLAGAPHHTVLSSAVDTETLTDYAAMTGVELLTIDETTSTGQFTKEIRWNAAYHRLAQAL, from the coding sequence ATGGACACCAACGCCACGCCCTACCCCGACCAGGAGATCTGGTTTCTCACCGGCAGCCAGGGCCTGTACGGCGACGACATCCTCCAGCAGGTCGCCGAACAGTCCCGGAGCATCTCCGAGATCCTCGGCGACCCCGGAAAGATCCCGGTCCGCATCGTGTGGAAGCCGGTGCTCACCGACGCCGACGCGATCCGCCGGCTGTGCCAGGAGGCGAGCGCCTCCGACACCTGTGTGGGCGTGATCGTGTGGATGCACACGTTCTCCCCGGCCAAGATGTGGATCGCCGGACTCAGCGCCCTTAACCGGCCGTTGCTGCACCTGCACACCCAGTACAACCTGTCGCTGCCCTGGCCCAGCATCGACATGGACTTCATGAACCTCAACCAAGCCGCCCACGGCGACCGGGAGTTCGGGCACATCGAGTCCCGCCTCGGCATCGACCGCAAGATCGTCGCCGGGCACGCCACCGACCCGCGGGTCGTCCGCCGCGTCGCGGCCTGGGCGCGGGCAGCCGTCGGCCGCCACGCCTCCCGCACGCTGAAGCTGGCCCGCTTCGGCGACAACATGCGCGACGTCGCCGTGACCGAGGGCGACAAGGTCGAGGCCCAACTGCGGTTCGGGTACTCGGTGAACACCTACGCGGTCAACGACCTGGTGACCGTCGTCGACCAGGTCGAGGACAAGGAGGCCGCCCAACTGGCCCTCAAATATGTCGAGTTGTACGACGTCGTCCCGGCCCTGCGCCCCGGCGGCATCCACCACGACTCCCTCGTGTACGCGGCCCGCCAGGAGATAGGGCTGCGCACCTTCCTCACCGAGGGCGGCTTCACCGCGTTCACCACCAACTTCGAAGACCTGGGCGGGCTGCGCCAGTTGCCCGGTCTCGCGGTCCAGCGCCTGATGGCCGACGGTTACGGCTTCGGCGGCGAGGGCGACTGGAAGACCTCGGCACTGCTGCGCACGATGAAGGTCATGGGCGCCGGCCGGCCCGGCGGCACCTCCTTCATGGAGGACTACACCTACCACCTGGGCCCCGGCACCCCGCGCATCCTGGGCGCCCACATGCTGGAGGTCTGCCCCTCCATCGCCGCCGACCGCCCCAGTTGCGAGATCCACCCCCTGTCCATCGGCGGCCGTGAGGACCCGGTCCGCCTCGTCTTCAACGCGGCCCCCGGCCCCGCCGTCGTCGTCGGCCTCTCCGACCTCGGCGACCGCTTCCGGCTGACCGCCAACACGGTCGACGTCGTCACCCCGAGCGAGCCGCTGCGCCGGCTGCCGGTGGCCCGCGCCGTGTGGAAACCGCGCCCCTCGCTCGCGGAGTCCGCCGAGAGCTGGCTGCTGGCCGGTGCCCCGCACCACACCGTGCTCAGCTCGGCCGTCGACACCGAGACCCTGACCGACTACGCCGCAATGACGGGCGTAGAGCTGCTGACCATCGACGAGACCACCAGCACCGGGCAGTTCACCAAGGAGATCCGCTGGAACGCCGCCTACCACCGGCTCGCCCAGGCCCTGTGA
- the araD gene encoding L-ribulose-5-phosphate 4-epimerase AraD, which translates to MTARVRDGLRQEVLDANLTIPQVGLATLTWGNVSGVDREAGVFVIKPSGVPYEDLALDHLVTVRLYDGKVVGGDLRPSTDTETHRCLYLAFPSIGGVTHTHSTHAVAFAQARRDIPVLGTTHADTFNGPVPCTPDLTADQCATDYEYNTGKVIVDLLESDDRRAAEVPAALVANHGPFTWGTTARKSLEHAIICEAVADMAINTLALSPTGPPPPHLLARHYTRKHGPDAYYGNPAPAG; encoded by the coding sequence ATGACCGCGCGAGTCCGTGACGGCCTGCGGCAAGAGGTACTGGACGCCAACCTGACCATCCCCCAGGTCGGTCTGGCGACGCTGACCTGGGGCAATGTGAGCGGCGTCGACCGCGAGGCCGGCGTGTTCGTCATCAAGCCCTCGGGGGTCCCCTACGAGGACCTCGCCCTCGACCACCTGGTCACCGTCCGCCTGTACGACGGCAAGGTGGTCGGCGGCGACCTGCGCCCGTCCACCGACACCGAGACCCACCGCTGCCTGTACCTGGCGTTCCCGTCCATAGGCGGCGTCACCCACACCCACTCCACCCACGCGGTGGCCTTCGCCCAGGCCCGCCGTGACATACCGGTCCTGGGCACCACCCACGCCGACACCTTCAACGGGCCCGTCCCGTGCACCCCGGACCTCACCGCCGACCAGTGCGCGACGGACTACGAGTACAACACCGGCAAGGTCATCGTCGACCTGCTGGAGAGCGACGACCGCAGAGCCGCCGAGGTCCCGGCCGCTCTCGTCGCCAACCACGGCCCCTTCACCTGGGGCACCACCGCCCGCAAGTCCCTGGAACACGCCATCATCTGCGAAGCCGTCGCCGACATGGCCATCAACACCCTGGCCCTGTCCCCGACAGGACCCCCGCCCCCACACCTGCTGGCCCGCCACTACACCCGCAAACACGGCCCCGACGCCTACTACGGCAACCCGGCCCCGGCCGGGTGA
- a CDS encoding shikimate dehydrogenase, whose product MTQDSYLVGLIGSGIGTSFSPMLHEREADRHGLRYLYRLIDLDRIGAGPDKVGELVGAAKGMGYRGLNITHPCKQLVIECLDELTPQAAAVGAVNTVVFEGEGRSARSVGHNTDVTGFAASFERELADAPRKRVVQLGAGGAGAAVAHALLTQGTGHLAVVDPLTDRAVVLATSLNRRFGDDRATVSAPDDLPALMARADGLVHATPTGMSTHPGLPLPADLLHPDLWIVDVVYQPLETELLRVARARGCTALNGVGMVVFQAADAFQLFTGREPDRSRMLAHAAELADSE is encoded by the coding sequence ATGACCCAGGACTCGTATCTCGTCGGCCTGATCGGCTCCGGCATAGGCACCTCGTTCAGCCCCATGCTCCACGAACGGGAGGCGGACCGGCACGGCCTGCGCTACCTCTACCGGCTGATCGATCTCGACCGCATCGGCGCCGGGCCCGACAAGGTCGGTGAACTGGTGGGCGCGGCCAAGGGCATGGGCTACCGCGGCCTCAACATCACCCACCCCTGCAAACAACTCGTCATCGAGTGTCTTGACGAACTCACCCCACAGGCCGCGGCGGTCGGCGCGGTCAACACCGTGGTCTTCGAAGGCGAGGGCAGAAGCGCCCGGTCCGTAGGACACAACACCGATGTCACCGGCTTCGCCGCCTCCTTCGAACGGGAACTCGCGGACGCCCCGCGGAAGCGCGTCGTGCAACTCGGCGCCGGGGGAGCGGGGGCGGCCGTCGCGCACGCCCTGCTCACTCAGGGCACCGGGCATCTTGCCGTCGTCGACCCGCTGACGGACCGCGCGGTGGTACTCGCTACCTCCCTGAACCGGCGGTTCGGTGACGACCGGGCGACCGTCTCCGCTCCGGACGATCTCCCAGCCTTGATGGCCCGAGCTGACGGCCTTGTGCACGCCACCCCGACCGGAATGTCCACGCACCCCGGACTTCCGCTGCCGGCCGACCTGCTGCACCCCGACCTGTGGATCGTCGACGTGGTGTACCAGCCGCTCGAGACCGAGCTGCTACGCGTCGCACGGGCCCGTGGCTGCACCGCACTCAACGGTGTCGGCATGGTCGTCTTTCAGGCCGCCGATGCCTTCCAGCTCTTCACCGGACGAGAACCGGACCGCTCGCGGATGCTTGCCCATGCCGCCGAACTGGCCGATTCGGAATGA
- a CDS encoding helix-turn-helix domain-containing protein → MRRRRLGSELRELREETGASLEHGAETLECGRSRISRIEVLPIDSFLPDKYPTHMARRPGPGV, encoded by the coding sequence GTGCGTCGCCGTCGTCTGGGCTCTGAACTGCGCGAACTGCGGGAAGAAACGGGCGCTTCCCTGGAGCACGGCGCCGAGACGCTGGAGTGCGGTCGTTCCAGGATCAGCCGCATCGAGGTACTGCCCATCGACTCATTCCTTCCCGACAAGTACCCCACGCACATGGCCCGGCGGCCCGGGCCGGGGGTGTGA
- a CDS encoding lysylphosphatidylglycerol synthase transmembrane domain-containing protein translates to MTAPPALTPTTTPARRRRAYWQSALTVAVLVAVVCLVRRHWPVLASGAGRLAVADQGWLLVAGTAALGTWVCSALAQQGAVAQRLPGGRLVAAQLAASAANHVLPAGLGAGAVNVRFLMRCGLPVGRSASALAVKATAGVVVRIVLIGVLAAVCPGVLRVPRVSLGVVGVVLAVVVLVTVLLNCPLWPRCRRGLGTVLTDIRAVHTLPHRAVALWGGSLAFAALHSLVLICVTQAVELPLSPARVALLYLAASSAAALLPTPGGIGSLDAALVFALTESGTTASAAASVVLGYRLLTMWLPLIPGLLVLGVLVRRKAL, encoded by the coding sequence ATGACGGCACCGCCCGCCCTCACCCCGACGACCACCCCTGCTCGCCGCCGCCGTGCCTACTGGCAGTCCGCGCTGACCGTCGCCGTCCTGGTGGCCGTGGTCTGTCTGGTCCGGCGGCACTGGCCCGTGCTCGCGAGTGGGGCCGGGCGGCTCGCCGTCGCCGATCAGGGGTGGCTGCTGGTGGCCGGGACGGCCGCGCTCGGGACGTGGGTGTGCTCGGCACTCGCCCAGCAGGGCGCGGTGGCTCAACGGCTGCCCGGTGGGCGCCTGGTGGCCGCGCAGCTCGCCGCGTCCGCCGCCAACCATGTGCTGCCCGCCGGGCTCGGCGCCGGCGCCGTCAACGTGCGCTTCCTGATGCGCTGCGGGCTGCCGGTCGGCCGCTCGGCCAGCGCGCTCGCCGTGAAGGCCACCGCCGGTGTGGTCGTCCGGATCGTTCTGATCGGCGTTCTCGCCGCGGTCTGCCCGGGTGTGCTGCGCGTCCCGCGCGTCTCCCTGGGCGTGGTGGGTGTCGTACTCGCGGTCGTCGTGCTGGTCACCGTGCTGCTCAACTGCCCGCTGTGGCCCCGGTGTCGGCGAGGCCTCGGCACGGTGCTGACCGACATCAGGGCCGTACACACCTTGCCCCACCGGGCAGTTGCCCTGTGGGGCGGTTCGCTCGCCTTCGCCGCGCTGCACTCCCTCGTGCTGATCTGTGTCACCCAGGCCGTCGAACTGCCGTTGTCCCCGGCCCGGGTGGCGCTGCTGTACCTCGCCGCCAGCAGCGCCGCCGCCCTGCTGCCCACGCCGGGCGGCATCGGTTCCCTCGACGCGGCCCTGGTCTTCGCCCTCACCGAGTCGGGAACCACGGCGTCGGCCGCCGCTTCCGTCGTCCTCGGCTACCGGCTGCTCACGATGTGGTTGCCGCTGATCCCCGGCCTGTTGGTGCTCGGGGTACTCGTGCGGCGCAAGGCACTCTGA